Proteins encoded together in one Nitrospirota bacterium window:
- the glgB gene encoding 1,4-alpha-glucan branching protein GlgB, with the protein MSLQAPKGAWQSYRKVLRLLHFVRNDSFLTLFLGDQPLLPIQNILYSVSLLTEYDIYLFKQGNHFHLYEKLGAHLMTVEGLKGTLFAVWAPNAEEVSVIGDFNQWNSSSHPLRVRKDGSGVWEGFVPGVGEGALYKYRLISRHNRYTVQKGDPFAFFWEPPPKTASVVWDLSYDWQDQAWMKTRSRANALTAPLAIYEVHLGSWKQHPEEARRFLTYRELAHGLAGYIRETDFTHVQLLPVMEHPFYGSWGYQTVGYFAPTCRYGTPQDFMYFVDFLHQQGIGVILDWVPSHFPSDEHGLYYFDGTHLYEHADVRKGFHPDWKSSIFNYGRLEVRSFLISSGIFWLKKYHSDGLRADAVASMLYLDYSRKKGEWIPNEHGGRENLEAIAFLRRLNETVYGEIPDAQTVAEESTAWPMVSKPTYLGGLGFGMKWNMGWMHDTLKYFSIDPLYRKYHHDLLTFILWYAFSENFVLPLSHDEVVHGKGSLIRKMPGDEWQRFANLRLLYGYMYGQPGKKLLFMGGEFGQMKEWNHEESLEWHLLRQPYHREISRWVKDLNRLYRSEPALYELDSDPAGFEWIDFQDWEQGVLSFIRKGRTTKDILLVVCNFTPVARNRYRIGIPRGGFWREILNSDASIYGGSGGGNFGGVEAASTPAHGRPCSLLLTLPPLGILFFTSKESIPSLMVTDENE; encoded by the coding sequence ATGTCATTGCAAGCACCGAAGGGTGCGTGGCAATCTTATCGTAAAGTCTTGAGATTGCTTCACTTTGTTCGCAATGACAGCTTTCTAACTCTGTTCTTGGGTGACCAACCGCTCTTGCCCATTCAAAATATCCTTTATTCTGTGAGCCTTTTAACGGAATACGATATCTACCTTTTTAAACAAGGAAATCACTTTCATCTTTACGAAAAACTGGGTGCGCACCTCATGACGGTTGAGGGTCTAAAAGGAACCCTCTTTGCCGTTTGGGCCCCTAATGCGGAAGAGGTTTCGGTCATCGGCGACTTTAATCAATGGAATTCCAGCTCACATCCCCTCCGGGTGAGAAAAGACGGGTCGGGCGTCTGGGAAGGCTTCGTTCCGGGTGTAGGAGAGGGGGCGCTCTACAAATATCGCCTTATCTCCAGACATAACCGTTACACGGTTCAGAAAGGGGATCCTTTTGCCTTCTTTTGGGAACCCCCTCCCAAGACGGCTTCGGTGGTCTGGGACCTCAGCTATGACTGGCAGGATCAGGCATGGATGAAGACAAGGTCCCGTGCCAATGCTCTCACAGCCCCTTTAGCCATCTATGAAGTCCATCTTGGCTCCTGGAAACAACACCCTGAAGAGGCTCGCCGGTTTTTGACCTATCGGGAACTCGCCCATGGTCTTGCCGGGTATATCAGGGAAACGGACTTTACCCATGTCCAGTTGCTGCCGGTGATGGAACACCCCTTTTACGGTTCATGGGGGTATCAGACTGTCGGATATTTTGCTCCCACTTGCCGTTATGGAACGCCTCAGGATTTCATGTACTTTGTAGATTTTCTCCATCAACAGGGAATTGGCGTGATCCTGGACTGGGTCCCTTCTCATTTCCCTTCGGACGAGCATGGGCTCTACTATTTTGACGGGACACACCTTTACGAGCATGCGGATGTTCGAAAAGGATTCCATCCTGACTGGAAAAGCTCTATCTTTAACTATGGCCGCCTGGAAGTGCGTTCTTTTCTGATCAGCAGCGGTATTTTTTGGCTAAAGAAATATCATTCCGACGGCCTCCGGGCAGACGCGGTGGCTTCCATGCTCTACCTGGACTACTCCAGAAAGAAAGGGGAATGGATTCCCAATGAACATGGGGGGCGGGAAAACCTGGAGGCCATTGCCTTTTTGAGGCGGTTGAATGAAACGGTGTACGGAGAAATCCCGGATGCCCAAACCGTTGCGGAGGAATCCACCGCCTGGCCCATGGTCTCGAAACCCACTTATCTCGGCGGCCTTGGCTTTGGAATGAAGTGGAACATGGGTTGGATGCACGATACCCTGAAGTATTTTTCAATAGATCCCCTCTATCGAAAATACCACCATGACCTCCTCACGTTCATCCTCTGGTACGCCTTTTCGGAAAACTTTGTTCTCCCCCTCTCTCATGACGAGGTGGTGCACGGAAAAGGCTCGCTCATTCGGAAAATGCCGGGAGATGAATGGCAGCGTTTTGCCAATTTAAGACTGTTATATGGCTACATGTATGGCCAGCCCGGGAAGAAGCTTCTGTTTATGGGTGGAGAATTCGGCCAGATGAAGGAGTGGAACCATGAAGAAAGCCTTGAATGGCATCTCCTCCGCCAACCCTATCACCGGGAAATCTCGCGCTGGGTTAAAGACCTCAACCGTCTCTACAGATCAGAGCCGGCCCTGTACGAGCTGGACTCCGACCCGGCGGGATTTGAATGGATAGATTTTCAGGACTGGGAACAGGGCGTTCTCAGTTTTATCCGAAAGGGCAGAACGACAAAGGATATCCTCCTTGTGGTGTGCAATTTTACACCCGTTGCCCGGAACCGTTACCGGATTGGCATCCCCCGGGGTGGTTTCTGGAGGGAGATCCTCAACAGTGATGCTTCAATCTATGGCGGAAGCGGCGGCGGAAATTTTGGAGGAGTGGAGGCCGCTTCCACTCCGGCCCACGGGCGACCCTGCTCCCTCTTACTGACTTTACCCCCGCTGGGTATTCTTTTTTTCACCAGCAAAGAATCGATCCCATCCCTCATGGTCACTGATGAAAATGAATAG
- a CDS encoding DUF3536 domain-containing protein, translated as MNSDNRYICIHGHFYQPPRENPWLEEVELQDSAYPYHDWNERITAECYAPNTASRILGSEGKIIDIVNNYARINFNFGPTLLSWLERHQPEVYQAILEADKISIKRFSGHGSAMAQVYNHMIMPLAGKRDKTTQVLWGIRDFARRFGRHPEGLWLPETAVDLETLEILADSGIRFTVLAPHQVRRVKKISGEKWQEVEGGRFDPTMAYLCPLPSGKAIHIFVYDGPISRDVAFGGLLSNGEAFARRLLGAFHEDRDWPQLVHIATDGETYGHHHRYGDMALSTCLDSIESEKMTELTNYGEYLEKHPPTHMIEIGEKTSWSCVHGIERWRDNCGCNSGMQPEWTQTWRKPLREAMDWLRDRASAIYEESAAGYLRDPWRARDEYIEVISNRSRTHVEQFLRRHEAKPLSQNERSRMLKLLEMQRHAMLMYTSCGWFFDDISGIETVQVMQYAARVIQLAEETQGASLEPEYMRILQEAPGNRHEDGAVVYENFVKPAQVNLLRAGAHHAMMSLFDSCPDCVKIYCYTIYNEGHERLTTGKLKLVIGKSRVASDITWDESLLSFAVLHLGDHNIKGGACPFQGEEIFSTLQEEIRPAFEKGDVPEVIRLLDKHFGEHSFSVSDLFKDEQRQVLKQILKLTYKEIAAAYGQIHENHYTLMNFFQSLQIPIPKPLLLATDFVINANLQDTLQQKEIDLVRLEKLIREVKRWSVRLDTATIGFLASAQIEALLKRSSLHPEDVALMASVKNILEILTPLQIELNLWKSQNLYFSIGKSFYTKMDEQTKEGNRHAKQWTDTFLQLGQYLHIKVS; from the coding sequence ATGAATAGCGATAACAGATATATCTGCATCCACGGACATTTTTACCAGCCTCCGCGGGAGAATCCCTGGCTTGAAGAAGTAGAACTCCAGGACTCGGCCTATCCTTATCATGACTGGAATGAAAGGATCACCGCAGAGTGCTACGCCCCTAATACGGCCTCCCGTATCCTTGGCTCAGAGGGCAAGATTATCGATATCGTGAATAACTATGCCAGGATCAACTTTAACTTCGGGCCCACCCTGTTATCCTGGCTGGAGCGGCATCAACCCGAGGTGTATCAGGCTATTTTAGAAGCGGACAAAATCAGCATCAAGCGATTCTCGGGACATGGATCGGCAATGGCCCAGGTGTATAACCACATGATTATGCCCCTGGCCGGCAAAAGGGACAAAACGACGCAGGTTCTCTGGGGAATACGGGACTTTGCCAGGCGGTTTGGCCGGCACCCCGAAGGCCTCTGGCTCCCGGAAACCGCCGTTGATCTTGAAACCCTTGAGATCCTTGCCGATTCAGGCATCCGGTTTACCGTCCTGGCTCCCCATCAGGTCCGGAGGGTCAAGAAAATTTCGGGAGAAAAATGGCAGGAGGTCGAGGGGGGAAGGTTTGATCCCACCATGGCTTATCTCTGCCCGCTCCCCTCCGGAAAAGCGATCCATATTTTTGTGTACGATGGGCCCATCTCGCGGGATGTCGCCTTTGGAGGATTATTGAGCAATGGAGAGGCCTTTGCCAGGAGGCTTCTGGGGGCCTTTCATGAAGACCGGGACTGGCCCCAGTTGGTCCATATCGCCACGGACGGGGAAACCTACGGACACCATCACCGCTACGGCGATATGGCGCTCTCCACCTGCCTCGATTCCATCGAGTCGGAAAAGATGACCGAATTAACCAATTACGGGGAATATCTTGAAAAACATCCCCCCACCCATATGATTGAGATCGGCGAAAAAACCTCCTGGAGTTGTGTTCACGGCATTGAGCGGTGGCGGGACAATTGCGGATGTAATTCAGGAATGCAACCGGAATGGACGCAGACGTGGAGGAAACCCTTGCGCGAGGCCATGGATTGGCTGAGAGACCGTGCCTCGGCAATCTATGAAGAAAGCGCCGCTGGTTATCTCCGGGACCCGTGGCGGGCAAGGGATGAGTATATCGAAGTGATCTCGAACCGGTCCAGAACTCATGTCGAGCAATTTTTAAGGCGTCATGAGGCCAAACCCCTGAGCCAGAATGAACGGTCCCGGATGTTAAAACTTCTGGAAATGCAGCGGCATGCCATGCTGATGTATACCAGCTGCGGCTGGTTCTTCGATGACATCTCGGGGATAGAGACCGTTCAGGTGATGCAGTATGCCGCCAGAGTCATACAGCTTGCGGAAGAGACACAGGGAGCCTCCCTCGAGCCGGAGTATATGAGAATCCTTCAGGAGGCTCCCGGTAACCGGCATGAAGATGGCGCCGTAGTCTATGAGAATTTTGTCAAACCAGCACAGGTCAATCTGCTGCGGGCAGGGGCTCACCATGCGATGATGTCACTTTTTGATTCCTGTCCCGATTGTGTCAAGATTTATTGCTACACCATCTACAATGAAGGGCACGAACGACTGACAACCGGGAAACTGAAACTGGTCATAGGGAAAAGCCGGGTCGCCTCCGACATCACCTGGGACGAGAGTCTCCTCAGTTTTGCCGTTTTGCACCTGGGAGATCACAATATCAAGGGGGGGGCCTGTCCGTTCCAGGGTGAGGAGATCTTTTCCACCCTGCAGGAGGAGATCCGGCCCGCTTTTGAGAAAGGCGATGTTCCCGAGGTGATCCGCCTGCTGGACAAACATTTTGGAGAACATAGTTTTTCGGTTTCAGACCTGTTTAAAGATGAACAGCGTCAGGTTCTGAAACAGATCTTAAAGCTTACTTATAAAGAGATTGCCGCCGCATATGGTCAGATTCATGAAAACCACTATACTCTGATGAATTTCTTCCAGAGTCTTCAAATCCCCATCCCCAAACCGCTGTTGCTTGCAACGGATTTTGTGATCAACGCCAACCTGCAGGACACTCTTCAGCAAAAGGAGATAGACCTGGTCCGTTTGGAAAAGCTTATCAGGGAGGTCAAGCGATGGTCTGTGAGACTGGACACCGCCACCATTGGATTTTTGGCCAGCGCTCAAATCGAAGCGCTTTTGAAACGGTCCTCCCTCCACCCGGAAGACGTTGCCCTGATGGCGTCCGTTAAAAATATTCTTGAAATTCTGACCCCTCTTCAAATTGAGCTGAACCTGTGGAAGTCGCAAAACCTCTACTTTTCGATCGGAAAGAGTTTTTACACAAAAATGGATGAACAGACAAAGGAGGGAAACCGGCACGCTAAACAGTGGACGGACACTTTCCTCCAGTTGGGACAATATCTCCACATCAAGGTCTCCTGA